The DNA sequence CCCGGATGTCGGCACGACCGTGTGAATGTCGGTGGCCGATATCATGTCGTTCACAGACCGGTTGGGTTCTGATGTATCGGCGTTGACGACGTCGGTGATGGGAATGACGGGGCAGCCCGACCATCCAAACCAAGGTTGCACATGGCGGGAGGAATCATCTGTGAGAATGAGCGCCGGTGCCAGCCGTGGCAGGTACGCAGCGGCGTCGGACGGATTCGGGTGGGGATGGAGCGGGGCGAGAATCGCCCCGGCCCGGGGCAGTGCATGAGCCAGGATGATCCACTCCAGCGAATTCGCGGCGGCGACGACCACACGATCACCGGCGCGCAGGCCGACGCGTGCCAACTGCCCCATCGCGCCGCGAATGCGCTGCTCAAGCTCTCGGTACGAGACGACGAGCCCACCGGCGATGATGGCCGGATGCCCGCCGAGCCGTTCGGCGTGCCGCACGGTCGGGTAGGCGATCTGGTCCATCGTCGTGCTATTGCAGTTGGGGAAGGCCCGGGACCAGGTTCAGACCCAGGCCGGGAAGATCGCGAACCGCCAGTTGCCCCTGCGTAATGGCCAGCGGTTGGTCGACCAGATCAGCCCCGACCGAACCCGCAGTGGCCAATCCGGCTGCGGGAGCGCCGGATCCCTGGGCGGCGGCCAGATGCATCGTCATCGCCACGCCGACGTCGCTTTCCCACGCCGATGAGTAGACGACGCGCACCTTACGCAACCGCGCCAGCGTCGCCAGACGGGTGCAGCCGACAATGCCGCCGATCACCATCGGTTTAAGGACGATCAGGTCGCACAGATCGGACTCGATCAGATGGCGGGCGTTGTCGAACGAGTCGGCCTCCTCGTCCAGGGCCAGCGGTACACGCGCCGTGCGCGCGAGACGTCGGGCGATGGTCGCATAGCCGATCGGAAGCGGTTGTTCGACGAACTCGGCCCTGATGTCGGCGGCGATCTTCAAGACAGTCGCCGCCCGCGATTGGTCCCAGGCGCCGTTGGCGTCGATGCGCAGTTGCCCGCCGGGAACGGCATTGCGTACGGCGCCGATGCAGGCGATGTCGTGTTCCAATCGGCCGACACCGGCTTTGATCTTGAATGTCACGTATCCCTGGAATGCCAGTTCGCGCGCCAGTTGCCCCAATTGCGCCGGATCATCGCCGTGCAGCAGGGCGTTCACATGAACCGACGTCGCGGCCGCGGTATTGAGCCAGCGGGCCAAAGGGAGCCGCTGCCGTCGGGCGGCCAAGTCGGCGATCGCGGTCTCCCAGGCACATTGCAGCGCGGGGAGTCCCGCGACCCACTCACCCCACGCGGCCGCACCGGCACTGAGTTGGTGGAACGAATCTGGGACGAGCACGGCGGCGGACACGCCGGGGAGGAAGCGGTCACGCATTTCGAGGGCGCGCGCGGTCACCTGTGCCAGCGTATCGCGCGAAAATCCCGGCAGGGGAGCGGCATCGCCGACGCCAAACGCTCCGGTATCGTCGCTGACGATGAGGAGCAGGCCATTCCGATTGGCGTACGTGCCGTGTGCGGTCGTGATCGGTCGCGGGAGTGGACGATCGTAAGGAATGACAGCGAGCTTCAGGGTCTTCACCACATGACTCCGCCGGCGAACACCAACGCGTACAGCAGCTGCGAACGCGCCGTGGCCGCCAGAACCTCATTGAGTGCTACACCTTGATCCACTCTTCCGATCCGGCGGACAAGCCGGATGCCCAGAAGTGCGACCGCCGAGGCGGCCAGCACCGCCGGACCGACGGCGTCGGTTGCGTACAGGCCGATCGGTGTCAGAAACGTCACGAGTATGAGGATGGCGTACTCCCAGACGGCGCCGCGCCGCCCGAGACGCACTGCGAGCGTGCGCTTCCCGGCCCGGCGGTCGGACTCGATATCGCGCAGGTTGTTGACGCAGAGTACAGCGGCCGCCCATGCCCCCATCGGGATGGCGGCCTGCCAGGCGGCGGATGTCGTTGTTAGTGTCTGCACGTAGTATGTGCCCACGACCGCGACCGGCCCGAAGAAGATGAAGACAAAGATGTCCCCCAGACCGTGGTACCCGAAGGGATAGGGACCGCCGGTGTAGAGCCATGCGGCGGCCAGGGAGCAGAGGCCGATGGCGACCACCGGCCAGCCTCCGCGGAAAACAAGATAAATTCCGACGAGAAAAGCCAGCGCGAAGACGAACGCCACGGCCCGGCGCATCTGCGCCGGGGTGACCCATCCGGCCTGGGTGGCGCGGGTCGGTCCGAGGCGATCCGTGCCATCGGCTCCGCGCAGGTGGTCGGACAGGTCATTGGCGAAGTTCGTGCCGACCTGAATCGCGATAGCGCCGACCAGCGCCGCCAGCGCGGCGGGGAGGACAAACGCATGGTCGTGCCAAGCCAGCGCCGAGCCGACGATCACCGGTGAAATCCCGGTCCAGAGCGTCTTCGGGCGCGCCGCCAGGTACCAGATCGTCCACCATGACGGGCGTCGCAGAATGCCATCGCCCGCGTCGCGACTGGTGTCCATGACTCTGTGCCCGCTACGGGTGCCGTGGGAACTTGGCGAAGTCCGGCTCACGTTTCTCGAGGAAGGCGTTGCGCCCCTCCTGCGCCTCCGCGGTCATATAGTACAACAGCGTGGCGTTTCCGGCCAACTCCTGAAGTCCGGCCTGACCATCGCAGTCGGCGTTGAATGCCGCCTTGAGACAACGGAGCGCCAGCGGTGAGTGGGCCAGAATGCTGCGGCACCAGGCCACCGTTTCCTCCTCCAATCGTTCGAGCGGCACCACCGCATTGACCAGGCCCATCGCCAGCGCCTCGTCCGCCGTGTATTGGCGGCACAGATACCAGATCTCACGGGCCTTCTTCTGGCCGACGATGCGAGCCAGATACGAGGCGCCGAAGCCGCCATCGAAACTCCCGACACGCGGGCCGGTCTGGCCGAACCGGGCGTTGTCAGCGGCGATGGTCAGATCGCAGATCACATGCAGGACGTGGCCGCCACCGATGGCGTATCCCGCCACCATGGCAATGACGGGCTTGGGCAGGGAACGGATGGCGCGCTGAAGGTCAAGGACATTCAGACGGGCCACGCCGCCCTCGTCGACATATCCGCTGTCGCTCCGGATGCTCTGGTCCCCGCCCGAGCAAAAGGCGGCGGTCCCCTCACCAGTGAGAATCACGACACCGATCTGGTGATCATTGCGCGCATCATCGAAGGCAGCGGCCATGTCGACCACAGTCTGCGGCCGGAAGGCGTTGCGGACATGGGGACGGTTGATCGTGACCTTGGCGATGCCGTCGCCCTTCTCGTACTTGATGTCGGCGAACTCACCCGCCGGTTGCCATTTGGGAATGCTCATCAGGATCAGACCTCCAGTCGGTATCAACTTATTCTCCACCGCATCCGGACCCGGTGGGAGCCGGTGCGGAGTGTGGACTCAGAAGAAAGGGAATCGCGGCGGACAAACATGCCGTGGGATTCTCCCAGTGCGGTGCGTGGCCGCAGCCGGAGATGATTTCCATTCGGGCGCGGGGAATCGTCGCCGTCATGGCCGTTCCAATGGCGCGGAACTTGGCGTCCTGCTCCCCCGTCAGAATGAGTACAGGAGAACGCAGAGCGGGCAAAGAGTTTGTGAGTGGGCTCTGCGCGCCGACCCCCAGACCGCGCAACGCCGATGCCAGACCGGATGCCGTGTGCATCCGGCGCAGACGACGGGCCAGTTCACGACGCGATTCCGGAAGCGTTTGCTGGTTCGCAAACATCGGCTGCGCCAGCCACCTCTCGATGAACTCGGGAACGCCGATCCGCACGATCTCACAGGCCAGTGCCTCGTCATCACATTGCCGCTGCTCTCGTGCGACAGGATCGTCGATGCCGGGGGACGCACTTTCGAGAATCACATGGTCCCAGCGCCGCGGATAGGTCACAGCGAGAAGAAGCGCCAGTCGGCCTCCCATCGAATATCCCCAGAGACTCGTCTTGAGAATCCCCCGCTCATCCAGCAGATCGATCAGGTCGCAGGCGACACGCGGCATGGTGTGCGTTTCGCGTGCGTCCCGTATGCCCGTGCGGCCGTGCCCCGGGAGATCGACACGCAGGCAGTGAAACGATCCCGCCAAACCGGACACGATGTCATCCCACATCTCAACGCAACCGGTGAAGCCGTGCAAAAGGAGGATCGTCGGCCGGGTGGGATCGCCATCCTCACGGACATGCCAATCGTATGTTCGCAGGGTGTCGCTCACGGCGTTTGACCAGACAGGCGTGTCTCGATCTGTTGGCACCGCGCACGGTGCCGCTTCCATGTGCGCTGGCGGTCAGAATTAACTGCAATGATCTGCGGTCCCGGTTTCGGCATCGTTTCGGTGTAGACCTCAACAAACTCTACCAATGACGACACGGGGCGCCAAGGGATGCCGAACAGCGCTGCCGCCCGGGACAAGTCCAGTTCATGCGGCATCGCCACTAGGCGCTCCATTGTGTCTACGTGACCGGCAATGGGCAAGTGGGAAAAGATGCCGCCGCCATTGTTGTCGAGGAGAACGATCTTGAGATTCAGTCGTTCGCGGGCAAGACCCCACAGGCCGTTGAGGTCGTGCAGGAAGGCGATGTCACCGATGACAAGAACAACCGTCCTTTTGGAAGCCGACGCCGCCCCGGCCGCGGATGAGATGAGGCCATCTATGCCATTGGCGCCGCGATTGACCAAGACGCGCGTCGTCGGGGACCGCGCCGGTGCATAGGCATCGGCCCAGCGGATCGGCATGCTGTTGGACAGATAGATGATCCCTTCCTTTGGGGCGTGGTGAAAGACGGCGGCGACGACATCGGCTTCGAACAGTTCTCGGGGATTGAGTTGGTCACGGTCGGCGGTGATCACCGCCGCAACTGCCTCATCCGCCTCTCGCCACAAGCGCAGATAGGCGGGATCGCAGCGCGCCTCATCGGGTCCCGAGAACAGGCGTTGGAGCGCGTCGACAGGGTGACCGTGCAAACGGTGCGTGGCATAGTTATAAGGATCAGCGAACTCATTATGTTCGTTGACAAGGACCCGCAATGGCGGCCCGAAACCGGCAAGCCATTCATTGAGGAGTCTTGAGGTCGGCAGACCGCCGAGGCGAATGACGCAATCGGGAACAGCGCGGTGCGCGAACCGGGTACAGCGGAGCGACAAGTCATAGTGAGAGATTATATTATCGGTCGGCCAGTCACTCGTGCGCCACTGGGAGGCGACGTCGGGGAGGATGGGAATGCATCGCAGCCACTCCATCCCAGTCGCGGCGATGGGACGCTCGGATTCGTCCTGGGGACCGAGTACAAGCAGCGGGCGCGACGATCGGAGGATTGCGCTACGCACGAAGTCCCACTCGGTCTGCGGTGACGATTCAGAGGGCCGCACGAGGCCGGGCGCGACATGTTGGTGGTCGTGAGTGGCCATCTTTTGCATC is a window from the Candidatus Zixiibacteriota bacterium genome containing:
- a CDS encoding 1,4-dihydroxy-2-naphthoate polyprenyltransferase; this encodes MDTSRDAGDGILRRPSWWTIWYLAARPKTLWTGISPVIVGSALAWHDHAFVLPAALAALVGAIAIQVGTNFANDLSDHLRGADGTDRLGPTRATQAGWVTPAQMRRAVAFVFALAFLVGIYLVFRGGWPVVAIGLCSLAAAWLYTGGPYPFGYHGLGDIFVFIFFGPVAVVGTYYVQTLTTTSAAWQAAIPMGAWAAAVLCVNNLRDIESDRRAGKRTLAVRLGRRGAVWEYAILILVTFLTPIGLYATDAVGPAVLAASAVALLGIRLVRRIGRVDQGVALNEVLAATARSQLLYALVFAGGVMW
- the menB gene encoding 1,4-dihydroxy-2-naphthoyl-CoA synthase; this encodes MSIPKWQPAGEFADIKYEKGDGIAKVTINRPHVRNAFRPQTVVDMAAAFDDARNDHQIGVVILTGEGTAAFCSGGDQSIRSDSGYVDEGGVARLNVLDLQRAIRSLPKPVIAMVAGYAIGGGHVLHVICDLTIAADNARFGQTGPRVGSFDGGFGASYLARIVGQKKAREIWYLCRQYTADEALAMGLVNAVVPLERLEEETVAWCRSILAHSPLALRCLKAAFNADCDGQAGLQELAGNATLLYYMTAEAQEGRNAFLEKREPDFAKFPRHP
- the menC gene encoding o-succinylbenzoate synthase, giving the protein MKTLKLAVIPYDRPLPRPITTAHGTYANRNGLLLIVSDDTGAFGVGDAAPLPGFSRDTLAQVTARALEMRDRFLPGVSAAVLVPDSFHQLSAGAAAWGEWVAGLPALQCAWETAIADLAARRQRLPLARWLNTAAATSVHVNALLHGDDPAQLGQLARELAFQGYVTFKIKAGVGRLEHDIACIGAVRNAVPGGQLRIDANGAWDQSRAATVLKIAADIRAEFVEQPLPIGYATIARRLARTARVPLALDEEADSFDNARHLIESDLCDLIVLKPMVIGGIVGCTRLATLARLRKVRVVYSSAWESDVGVAMTMHLAAAQGSGAPAAGLATAGSVGADLVDQPLAITQGQLAVRDLPGLGLNLVPGLPQLQ
- the menD gene encoding 2-succinyl-5-enolpyruvyl-6-hydroxy-3-cyclohexene-1-carboxylic-acid synthase, with product MARDRQQTPGVPDGAPIIEGAESAVAVANVRCAAALIGRFAALGVRHVVISSGSRSTPLVLAASRRPGLDITTHPDERAAGFRALGIGKALRRPALLICTSGTAAANYYPAIIEARQSHTPLIALTADRPPDLRGRGAPQTINQVNLYAHYPCYHADLPEPQPGGYVEGVWVDHAARAYAAALGSPHGPVHLNVPFEEPLIPEPAVATRVMQKMATHDHQHVAPGLVRPSESSPQTEWDFVRSAILRSSRPLLVLGPQDESERPIAATGMEWLRCIPILPDVASQWRTSDWPTDNIISHYDLSLRCTRFAHRAVPDCVIRLGGLPTSRLLNEWLAGFGPPLRVLVNEHNEFADPYNYATHRLHGHPVDALQRLFSGPDEARCDPAYLRLWREADEAVAAVITADRDQLNPRELFEADVVAAVFHHAPKEGIIYLSNSMPIRWADAYAPARSPTTRVLVNRGANGIDGLISSAAGAASASKRTVVLVIGDIAFLHDLNGLWGLARERLNLKIVLLDNNGGGIFSHLPIAGHVDTMERLVAMPHELDLSRAAALFGIPWRPVSSLVEFVEVYTETMPKPGPQIIAVNSDRQRTWKRHRARCQQIETRLSGQTP
- the menH gene encoding 2-succinyl-6-hydroxy-2,4-cyclohexadiene-1-carboxylate synthase, whose protein sequence is MSDTLRTYDWHVREDGDPTRPTILLLHGFTGCVEMWDDIVSGLAGSFHCLRVDLPGHGRTGIRDARETHTMPRVACDLIDLLDERGILKTSLWGYSMGGRLALLLAVTYPRRWDHVILESASPGIDDPVAREQRQCDDEALACEIVRIGVPEFIERWLAQPMFANQQTLPESRRELARRLRRMHTASGLASALRGLGVGAQSPLTNSLPALRSPVLILTGEQDAKFRAIGTAMTATIPRARMEIISGCGHAPHWENPTACLSAAIPFLLSPHSAPAPTGSGCGGE